The Arachis duranensis cultivar V14167 chromosome 2, aradu.V14167.gnm2.J7QH, whole genome shotgun sequence genome has a window encoding:
- the LOC107473193 gene encoding GDSL esterase/lipase 5-like, with the protein MDGLMFLLVLSLSSVLIIQTSEAQICLPKKHASLFIFGDSLFDIGNNNYINTTTSYQANYPPYGETLFKYPSGRFSDGRMIPDIIAELAKLPLLPPYFHPGNPDFTYGVNFASGGSGALLQTAQGYVIDLHTQVKYFKNVKKILREKIGEEEAEELLKRSVYFLSVGSNDYGELLNVTNSTVSLLPVDKQQFVGFVIGNLTNAIKEIYEQGGRKFGFLNVGPIGCSPSIRILKNNGSTCFDEISAVARLHNIELSKMTLKLKKQLNGFKYSVHDFYSSLSQVVTYPSKYGFKGGSGGCCGSGPYRGEDTCGGNKGIKEYELCQNPNDYVFFDSHHPSDKACEHFAHLIWNGNYTFNKPYNLSKLFQL; encoded by the exons ATGGATGGTTTAATGTTTTTGTTGGTGCTGTCTTTGAGTAGTGTTCTTATTATCCAAACAAGTGAGGCTCAGATATGCTTACCCAAGAAACATGCATCCTTATTCATATTTGGGGATTCATTATTTGACATTGGAAACAACAATTATATCAATACAACAACTTCATATCAGGCAAATTACCCTCCCTATGGAGAAACCCTTTTCAAGTATCCAAGTGGAAGATTCTCTGATGGACGTATGATTCCAGATATCATTG CTGAGCTTGCAAAGTTGCCTCTGCTTCCACCATATTTTCATCCTGGAAACCCTGATTTTACCTATGGAGTCAATTTTGCATCTGGAGGCTCTGGTGCTCTGCTTCAAACTGCTCAAGGATAT GTGATAGACCTTCACACTCAGGtgaaatatttcaaaaatgtAAAGAAAATATTAAGGGAGAaaataggagaagaagaagcagaggaACTTCTCAAAAGATCTGTGTACTTTCTGAGTGTTGGAAGCAATGATTATGGTGAACTTTTGAATGTTACAAACTCCACTGTGAGCCTATTGCCGGTTGATAAACAACAATTTGTTGGTTTTGTCATTGGAAACCTTACAAATGCCATTAAA GAAATTTATGAGCAAGGTGGACGAAAGTTTGGTTTTTTAAATGTGGGTCCTATAGGGTGTTCTCCAAGCATAAGGATTCTGAAAAACAATGGAAGCACATGCTTTGATGAGATTTCAGCAGTTGCAAGGTTACATAATATTGAACTTTCAAAGATGACTCTGAAGCTTAAGAAACAGCTCAATGGATTCAAATATTCAGTCCATGATTTCTATTCTTCACTTTCTCAAGTTGTCACATATCCTTCGAAATATG GTTTCAAAGGAGGGAGTGGAGGATGCTGTGGAAGTGGACCATACAGAGGAGAAGACACGTGTGGTGGAAACAAAGGGATCAAAGAATATGAATTATGTCAGAATCCAAATGACTATGTTTTCTTTGACTCCCATCATCCTTCCGATAAAGCTTGCGAGCATTTTGCTCACCTCATATGGAATGGCAACTACACTTTCAATAAGCCTTACAATCTCAGCAAACTCTTTCAACTCTAa
- the LOC107473194 gene encoding aldehyde dehydrogenase family 3 member F1 has protein sequence MQYFMNDMKEYYGSGETKKVSWRESQLKGLRRFLIEKEEDILKALMLDLGKHQVEAFRDEARLPQIALLSSAEIVPEPLGLVLIISSWNFPFGLSLEPLIGAVAAGNTVVLKPSELSPACSSILALGLPNFLDFPIIRCLKIH, from the exons ATGCAATATTTTATGAATGATATGAAGGAGTATTATGGGAGTGGAGAGACAAAGAAAGTGTCATGGAGAGAATCACAACTCAAAGGGTTGCGTCGTTTCCtcattgaaaaagaagaagatattttgaaggCCTTAATGCTCGACTTAGGAAAGCATCAAGTTGAAGCTTTTAGAGATGAG GCTAGATTGCCACAAATAGCACTGCTTAGTAGTGCAGAAATTGTTCCTGAACCTCTGGGCCTAGTCCTCATTATTTCATCTTGGAATTTTCCCTTTG GTTTATCCTTGGAGCCACTAATAGGAGCAGTAGCAGCTGGAAACACAGTGGTCTTAAAGCCTTCAGAGTTGTCACCAGCATGTTCTTCCATACTTGCCCTTGGACTTCCCAATTTCTTGGACTTCCCAATCATAAGGTGTTTGAAGATTCATTAG